Sequence from the Thermocoleostomius sinensis A174 genome:
CAGTAGCACGCGATCGTGCTCAGAGCTAATCTGTTGGGCAACATACTCTCGTCGAAATTCTTCTTCCAAGCCCTCTACAAGAGCGAGAAAGTCTTGCTGAGACAACACATCCAGATTAAGGGGAGGAGAAACCGTCCAGGTTACTTCTGGATGCGGAACCAAGTGCGCTAAATAGGTTTGCTTCACATATCCGGTTGCACCGCCGCCTCGTCGCTCAAACCCCCCTCCTGAGAGAGTAAGAGTCACCAATGCATCAAGTCGCTGAAGGACCATGGCAGTGAGGACGGCATCACTGGGCGCTTCTGATTTCAGTTGGGTCGCAATGCAGCGAATACCGCTCAAGCGTTCTGCCCCATAGCGCGGCAATTCCAGGGGTGGAATTTGGGTTTGGCGAACTGTTCCTACACCGACCCGAATCACCTGTCCACGCCGATTGACATACGCACAGACAGGCTGATTTATATCGGTACTGATGGCAGCCAAACGCTGGGCAAACTCGAACGTAGTGATGCGATCGCCTGGCAATCGCTGGTGATAGAGCCGCTGTAACTGCTTGATTTGGCTAGGCTTCAAGCCCTGAAGATGACCGTAGATCGTTTCGATAGGCGCATTTGACTCGCGATGGAGTCTACAAACTCGACTGCGATTATTCTATCAATCCTCCGATCGATCGGGTTCAATTGATAACGGGTAGCCCTCACACTCAGGTATCAGTTTCAGATGTCAGTAGGCTATCTATTAACCCATGCTTGCCGGAGCGACTCAAATTGCTGCTTAAGCCAGCGTCTGATTCTAGCTTTTGGAGACAGATAGTCCTGACCCACCGCGCGATCGTAACTGGCATAAGCTTCTTGATAGCGCCCCAAGCGGTGCAGAGCAACCCCCCGAAACGTCCAGGCTTCTGAATAGTCTGGGCTAATTGCAATCGCTCGATCGCAGCTTTCCAAGGCTTCTGAATACTGCTCTAGGTGAATTAGCATGACTGCCCGAAACACCCAGGCTGCCGTATCATTTGGCTGTAAGGCGATCGCACGATCGAAACTGTCCAGTGCCTCAGCATAGTTGCCCAAATTGGCCAGATCGTTTCCGCGTAAAAACCAGGCTGCATTACTCTAGTCTAGTAATTCGGTTTGATTAAAATCAGTAAGCACTCTCTTCATAGATGCTACAAGTTAAGGAATATAAGCACCCCTCAGTTCACTCATCCTAATCAGCCATGCCTGCTTAATCTGGATTAGAAGTAACACTCGATCTAGTCTTACACAAGACGAGACTAAAGAACTTTATTCCAATCTATCTTTACTTTAAAAAAAACTAAAAAATCATTGTAAAGAAACTGTAAT
This genomic interval carries:
- a CDS encoding tetratricopeptide repeat protein — translated: MGNYAEALDSFDRAIALQPNDTAAWVFRAVMLIHLEQYSEALESCDRAIAISPDYSEAWTFRGVALHRLGRYQEAYASYDRAVGQDYLSPKARIRRWLKQQFESLRQAWVNR